DNA sequence from the Actinacidiphila yeochonensis CN732 genome:
ACAGTGAAAAGGACCATGAGCCCGGGACTGCGCCATCCGGGTCACCGGGTCCGCCCGTCCCCGCGGCGCCCGATCTCCCGCGTCCCGTCCGGCGCCGTTCCCGGCTGCTGGCCGACATCTCCCCGCTGCGGGAGCACGCCGACTTCCGACGGCTCTGGTTCGGCAACGGGATCTCCGCGATAGGCCAGCAGATGACCGCCATGGCCGTGGCGCTCCAGGTCTACGCGATCACCGGCTCCAGCTTCTACGTCGGCCTGGTCGGCCTCTGCTCGCTCGTGCCGCTGATCGTCTTCGGCCTGTACGGCGGGGCCGTCGCCGACGCGGTCGACCGGCGCCGGCTGGGGATGACGACGGCGTTCGGGGCGACGGCGCTGTCGGCGGCGCTGGCCGCCCTGGCCATCCTCCACGTGCACAAGGTGTGGCCGCTCTACACGGTCGTGGCGCTCCAGGCGGTCTGCTTCGCCATGAACTCGCCGGCCCGCTCCTCGATGATCCCGCGGCTGCTGCCGGCCGAGAAACTGCCCGCCGCCAACGCCCTCGCCTCCATGGCCGGCGGCGTCGAGCAGATGGCCGGGCCCATGCTCGGCGGTGTCTTCGTCGGCTTCTGGGGCTACCAGTCGGCCTACCTCATCGACGTCGTCGCGTTCACCGCCTCCCTGTACGCGATGTGGCGGCTGCCGGCGATGCTGCCGGGCGACGACGGCGAACCCGGAAGCGGCGCCCCGGCCGTCCGGCGGCGGCCCTCGGTGACGGAGGGCCTGCGCTACCTGGCGGCCCGGCCGAACCTGCGGACCACCTTCATCTCCGACCTGGCCGCCATGGTGCTGGCCCAGCCGCGGGTGCTCTTCCCGGCGCTGGCAGCGCTCTGGTACGGCGGCGGCAGCCGCACGGTCGGCCTGCTCACGGCCGCCACGGCGGTCGGCGCGCTGATCGGCGGCGTCTTCTCCGGATGGCTTGAGCGCGTCAACCGCCAGGGCTTCGCGGTGCTCATCGCCATCGCCTCCTGGGGCGCGGCGATGACCGTCTTCGGACTCACCCACGACCTCCTGCTCGGCCTGCTCCTGCTCGGCCTGGCCGGATGCGCCGACACGGTCTCCATGGTCTTCCGCAACACCATGCTCCAGTCCGCCGCCCCCGACGACATGCGCGGGCGGCTCCAGGGCGTCTTCCTCGTCGTGGTGGTGGGCGGCCCCCGGCTCGGCGACTTCCTGGCCGGCTCCGCCTCCGACATCTTCACCCCGACCGTGGCGATCGTCGGCGGCGGCCTCGCGTGCGTCGTCGCGATCACCCTCATCGGACTGCTGCAGCGCAGCTTCGTCCGGTACGACGCCCGCACCCCGGTGGCCTGAGCGCGGAACCCTCCCCGCGTCGCGTTCTCCGGGGTCTCGGCGGTTCCCGGGGGTTCTCCTGGGTGCCCGGGGGGCTTACGCGGACAACTGGGGGTTCTCGGAGGACGGCGCGGCGACGCGGGCGGGGCGGGGCGGGCCCGGCCCGCTCCGGTGCGGCCGCCACCGCGGCCCCGACCGGGCCTGGCACCGCCCTGAGCAGGCCGACGCCGCCGAACGCGCGGGCCGTGCCCACCACGAGCCACCCGCGCGGCAGCGCCCGCGCTCGGGGCAGCCTCGGCCGGCACCTGCCGCGCCTCGGCCCCGACCGTGTGGCGCGCCGCGACGTCCACGCCACCGGGGAGCGGACCCCGCGCCCGCCTCGCCCTCGTTCCCGTGCCCGCGCTCGTGCCGGCGGCACGCCGCCTCGCGACGTCCTCAGCGGACCTCGTCGACGTACACCCACGCGCCGTCCTCGCGGACGAAGCGGCTGTTCTCGTGCTGCTCGCCGGCCCGGCCGCCGGC
Encoded proteins:
- a CDS encoding MFS transporter, with translation MLADISPLREHADFRRLWFGNGISAIGQQMTAMAVALQVYAITGSSFYVGLVGLCSLVPLIVFGLYGGAVADAVDRRRLGMTTAFGATALSAALAALAILHVHKVWPLYTVVALQAVCFAMNSPARSSMIPRLLPAEKLPAANALASMAGGVEQMAGPMLGGVFVGFWGYQSAYLIDVVAFTASLYAMWRLPAMLPGDDGEPGSGAPAVRRRPSVTEGLRYLAARPNLRTTFISDLAAMVLAQPRVLFPALAALWYGGGSRTVGLLTAATAVGALIGGVFSGWLERVNRQGFAVLIAIASWGAAMTVFGLTHDLLLGLLLLGLAGCADTVSMVFRNTMLQSAAPDDMRGRLQGVFLVVVVGGPRLGDFLAGSASDIFTPTVAIVGGGLACVVAITLIGLLQRSFVRYDARTPVA